In the genome of Streptomyces aquilus, the window CTGGACGTGCAGTCCCTGGACCAGCTGACGAAACCCGACTCCGCCGCCGACGCCCGCGCTCGCCTCACCGGCCTGCTCGCGGTCCTCACGCGCGCGGGCCTCACGCTCCCCACCGGCCTCACCCCCGGCGAACCCGCCGACCGCCTCCGCGAGGCCGCCCGCGCCCGGCCGGACGCCCGCCCCGTCGAGTGGGAGGGCTGGCAGGAGACGGTCCGCGCCGAACTCGAAGTCGTCGCGGGCCACCGCCTGGCCCCCTGGCTCCCCTGGTCCGGCGACCCCAGGGCACGCGCCCTGGCCCTCGCCCAGGTGGCCGCCGGCCTCCCCCTCACCGCCTTCGGCCTACGCCGCCGCAGCAGCGGCTGGATCACGGCGGGGGCGCTGCTGCTCGCGCACGGGGCGCTGGGCCTGGCGTACGACCTGACGCACCCCCGCGACTGAGACCCCGCGCCCAACGAAAAGCGGAGCACCCCCAAGGGGTACCCCGCTCCTCGCGACAGCCCTACGGCCTACTCGTCGTCCTCGTCGTCGTCCAACCGGGCCAGCCAGGTCGCCAGCCGCTCCACCGGCACCTCGAAGTCCGGATTGAGATCGACGAACGTACGCAGCTGCTCGGCGAGCCACTCGAAGCTGACCTCCTCCTCGCCGCGCCGCTTCTCGAGCTCTTCGATGCCTCGGTCGGTGAAGTACACGGGTGCTCTCCTGCATTCGTACGGACTGCTGACACCAGCCTACGTACCGAGCTCCTGCTCCTCGGCTTCGATCCAGGCGAGCAGGCGCCGGAACCGGGTCGCGCGGGCAGGGCGCAGTCCTCCCTTCTCGAGCAGCTCCCTTGTCCAGGTGGCCGCGTCCCGGGTGGCGTCGGCCGCTTGCATGTCGTAGAGCAGGGTGAAGTAGAGGCCGTCGAGCGCCTCCGCCTGCTCCAGCATGTGACGCCACAGATGCATCGCGGCATCGCGTCTTCCGAGTGCGGCGCACTCCGCGGCGAGCTCACGGGTGTGGTCCCAGGACAACCAGGTCTGCTGTGTCGCGGTGTGAACGGCCAAGGGAACCGCGTCGGTGCCCTCGACTTCGAGCAGGGTTCTGAGACCCGCCATGACCGCCGGTCGGTCCGCAGAGGGGAGGGCAACGAGAGCGCGGCCCAGCTCGCTGAGCACGGGCAACAGCCGGTCGCGCTCCTGCTTGCAGTCCGGAAGCGCCGAAGTCACCGCCCACAGCCAGTGGCTGTTCACGCCCAGGGCGGGCGTGGACCGCCAGATCTCCAGCAGATCCTCACCGGCGGCGACGCCCCGGGTTTTGACGATGATGCGGACGGCACGCTCGTAGTTCTCCCTGTAGTAGGCGTTCGGTGTCCGCAGAGCGAGTTCGGCGATCTCGTCCGCCTCGTCGCGAGCACCGGCGTCGAAGAGCGCCTGGGCGACCGAGGAGCGATCGTGCGACAAGACGCGCCGCCCCCTGTCGGTGGCCCGCATCACGGCTTCCGCGGCCGACGGGCCTTCGGCGGCCAGCCATGCCTCGGCAGGATCGTCCGCGTAACCGAGGTACCAGCCCGGCTGGCCGAGCGCCTTCCGCGCCCACGCCACCGCGTCCTCGGCCGCATCAAGTTTGGCCAGGGCCGCACTGAGCTGGGAAGCGACCCAAGGGTAGTGGCCGGAGTCTGCGGAGCAGTGGGCGAACGTGTCCTTGATCTCGGCGAGTGCTTCCTGCCCTTGTGCCTTGATCAGGGTTTCGGCCGCCCAGTCCAGCGGTTTCGGCCACACGGGGTAGGACGCGAGGAGCTTTCGGGCGAGCTGTACGGCGGCTGCGATCTCGCCGAACTTCACCAGCACCTCGCCGGCGGCCACGTAGCTGAACATGTCGAAGGCCGGCCGTTCGAGGATCAGCGCCACGATGGATGCAGCTACTTGGTCTGTGGTGCCGTGCGGAGCCGTCGTGAGCCAGGACTCCGTGAGCTGCCGGACCGTGTCAGACCGCAGGGTGTGATCGGCCAGAGCCGTGCGTGCGAGCCTGTCCACGTCCTCGGCCAGGTCGAGCCGGGCAAGGGCCTCCGCCGCGGCCCCTGCCACGGAAGGCGACTCAGCCGGGTGACCGAGGACCTCCCGTGCCCGGTCGCCCACCGCCTCCATCGCCCAGGGTCCGAGGGTGACGGCGACTTCGGCCGCCTTGTCCAGCCAGTTGTGGATCCCACCCAGAACGTCCCTCAGCAGCTCTTCGCTGACGGCAGCCGGTCTGAAACGGCTGAGCGCCCTGATGGCGAGCAGCCGGTCGGCGCCCGCCAGATGCACCTGCTCTGCAATGTCCTTCAGCCGCTCGGCGACACCAGGAATGTGACCGAGGCTGCCCAGCGCGTCGAATGCCGCCTCGCGCG includes:
- a CDS encoding DUF6104 family protein, which codes for MYFTDRGIEELEKRRGEEEVSFEWLAEQLRTFVDLNPDFEVPVERLATWLARLDDDEDDE